A genomic region of Scyliorhinus canicula chromosome 4, sScyCan1.1, whole genome shotgun sequence contains the following coding sequences:
- the LOC119965185 gene encoding ovomucoid-like yields the protein MSKTININEETEQPACDKYILPACARNYVPVCGTDGNTYSNECLMCVEIKPGGKKTTGSEHSKAMVAKKSQHPYNETSGMLS from the exons ATGTCCAAAACTATTAATATTAATGAAGAAACTGAACAG CCTGCCTGTGATAAGTACATTTTGCCAGCATGTGCGAGGAATTACGTTCCTGTCTGTGGCACAGATGGCAACACGTACTCAAATGAGTGTTTGATGTGCGTTGAGATCAA gcctggggggaaaaaaacaactgGTTCAGAACATTCCAAGGCTATGGTG GCAAAGAAAAGTCAACATCCGTATAACGAAACAAGCGGAATGCTAAGTTAG